attatgaacaactgttcatgctgaacaacatattaaaaaattgggatggtaacttgtaacaaagtcgatttaaaaaaatttaaactttgcgaagaaatgcgattttttgatttaaaacatgaaaaaagttttgattggtaaagttgacccatttgacctctatttttacgtatctgttgagaaagttgaaaaaaccccttcactcggtgaaattaactcatcacaaaaaaataaaaattcaaaaaaattcaaaaaaaagcaaatttcatttttttgctgtgagtgagatttttatcaactttttcatgaaatacgtcagaaagtggtcaaaataagacaactgaataaatttaagctttttttgatgtttgaaattgaaaattgaattttttcaaattttgatttttttgtgattgagttcattttattgagtgaaaggggttttttcaactttttcaacagatacgtgaaaataggggtcaaatgggtcaactttaccaatcaaaactttttttcatgttttaaatcaaaaaatcgcatttttttgcaaagtttaaatttttttaaatcgactttgttacaagttaccatcccaattttttaatatgttgttcagcaggaacagttgtccataatatatttttttcagaatttttgagagtcggaacgatatgaaaattacgttttgaaactttttgagctaattttttgtacgaaaaacagtggcaacactgatttttatgatatcatcaaaaagccttttaaaacctctaactatggggaaaagttccatttttgtacgtatcgcggttatcgagcaatccactgctgaaatggatgatattttaggttcactgaaaactttgacaccccctggctgccgttaaaaatgagctagagggctgcgatttgcgccattggtcatcccttgggaaggtctttccacaggaaaaatttcaaaaaaatcgccgaacccacctaccacttcttggtccaattgacgtggaatgacccgtaGACATCGTCGTTTCAGTTGAAAGTTTAGAAACCACaagattttcagaattattagtgaaaatttttccttgcCAACAGTAcaagttgctaaaaaaaaaaaaaaaaaaaaaaaatgaaatactatcTATATTTTGAACCATAAAATTTTCCTTCTCGGGGTCCTTTGAACAccttatacagggtgtctagtGAGTGGATGTGGCaatttcagatttggatataaccgggtacgacttgaaaaatacgttaaatggacaagttgcctatctttaaaatttaagggacagtcgagctttgaaaaaaaaattacgaaaaacgtACTTTTGACTTTGGAAATGGGttgtactttggaaaatatacaaattttgtcattataaATTGttgcccaactttgaaattaaaggggtcaaaaatattttaaaggaaaatattttttaaagaaacacATATTTCAGGCCTCTTCAAtttcaagttaggcaaaaattcataatgacaaaatttgtttattttccaaagtattACCCATTCCTGAAGTCAAAAATACTtacgtttttcgcaatttttttttgaaagctcggTTGCCCCTTAAGttttaaagataggcaacttgtccatataggtaacgtttttttcaagtcgtgCCCGGTTATattcaaatctgaagttttcaCATCCACTCACCcgacaccctgtataaaacgTTAAAGtggtttgaatttattttcgtaTTCGGTCACTCTGTTTTGAAGGATGCTTCACAAGTACATACGAGGTGAAATTACATTGctgaataatttctaaaaattggacAGAAAAGAGTTGTAAAAGAATCGAACTCTTTAAAAACAGTCATGGATTCAGAATTCgattctgttttttaaaaagttttgagttGAGTTGAAACTCTCTTCGTAATGAGTTGAATCGACTGAAGagtgattgattgatttttaaaaaagagtttGTCCAATTCTGGTCTACACTCAGAATCCcatgaaagttggaaaaacttCGATtacttttttctcgattttagaCTCTTCTACGAAGTGACTTTTCACGACCTAGGTATTTCAAATCCTCGCAGAAAACTATAATGTAATCAATTTCGGAAGTTACCATTAGTTGAACATTCTCAATCGACGAGGGTAAGTGAATCCCAAATTCAAtgtgatgagttgaaaaatgtatttttttaacaaCTTGAGAACTTGACATTTTGACCCGATTCCAAAATCACGTTCTTCAACTCAACCTTCTAGGGTTGATCTACTCAACTGATTGTCACCGTTTTTAAACCTATCTAGGGAGCCTTCAGAAAAACTGACGATTCTCGAGCCCAATAGGTAGATAACTGGAAATTATAATCTCCTGCAAAATTTGAGGTtttcaacttctaaaaaaatacaattttcagctTATGACagactcaaattttcaactgctgaagCAGCTATTGCCTATCTACATCTTCTTCTGAAGCGATTTTTGAGATTGCtgtagaaaattcaacttttggtgGAGGCCTCAGATCTGGTCAAAAATGGTCTTTATCGATTTGATGAATCGACTTTATCATTTAACAGCTCAAAAGTCTcttttaaatgtgaaaaaaagcaTGTGCATACTTTTACTGCAGTAGGTATTTAAATGCAAAAAGGAAAGAAAGTGTCTCAatagtttgattttgaataccTAAGTGTGAcgattctgaaatttgaattagacatttttaactgaaaatatgatttttattactTAGTAAGATGGATggctaataataataaaatcataaatttttcgtaGTAAACATTTTTCGAATCAATATTAGTTCTAtaaatgtcataattttttcagaaggatATTTCGTATCacaattcactgaaaatatAATTCGCAGGAAAGTTGAATGACTAAACTAgtgtttgtcattttttcctGTTTATGTGGATTTAATTATCATCGCTAACAGTTTCCAGGAAACCATGATcacaaaatgttggaaaaaatacctaattataaaCGTGTGATCTCATCGTTATAACATTTATATTGCATGAAGGGTACTTACCTAAAttcgcattttcaaaaatctattccatttgaaattttatgagaaattatGCACGACTCTTCCAATTTATACTCACTTGGCCATTTTGCCTTCATTATACCTATTTCATGTTGGATTCTCatacttacattttaaaaagtccCAGAAATTTGGTGACACCCAGGAGGAAAACCAAGGCTCCCTACAAATAAATTTTGTACGCCCTTCCTCCACCATAACGCTATCACTAATCTGCTGGggttaaaaatttggttttaaattGTGGATTACAAGTCCTTTCAAAGGGACGAATTTCAGCTCTATTGATCCGAGCTCATAGGTTTCAAAGACTCCATAGTCCATTGTCATGACGTCGAGAAAATTTCTGTTATGCAGCTATAGGATTTacctaaattgaaattgaaatacataaatcATCTGTATcgaataaatttattcaaataagtGACATAGggaatatgtatttttagacAAGGTAATAAAAATGTAAAGCGAAACTAAATGCATAAATTAGGTAAACCTATCTACTTATTTACATTTTCAGAGATTACAAAGATATGACATATGTACTTGAAAcagagaaaagaaaactgaGAGTACACATTGGTAAAGTGAAACCTTTTTCAACTCTTGTTAAATGTACCTAAGCAAATATGTGCTAGCTAGTTTTGAGCCATTatgtatacctaggtataggtaaattaaGATTTCTTATTTATGGAAATAGCTCTATTCACCTCTTCTAACTTTTGTGCTAGCGAGTTTGTCAGAGGAGATTGGTCTTTTTTCAAAGCTGTCATCAACTCGTCATTATATTTCACGATATATCTGTACAATTTATGCATTGCCTCATTGGTATTAAAATCATTAGCATGCAATAACGATTCATTTTCCAGCACTTTATTCATATCTTCTCGAGATACGGCGGGCATTGATTGAATCCCCGCATAATACTTTTGAACCCACTGCTTATAAAATGGAATATCCTTGGCGTACAATAATTTCGAAGTAGGCGAATTCTTTCCTAAATTATGTTCAGCAGTTGAGAAAGAATCCATAAAAGCTTGAGCTACTACGCTGAGACAAGAGTCGACAATTTCCGATTTGTGCACATCGAATAAGAAATTCGGATTCTTGATTAAATTAACCCAAAATCGTAAAGGTAAACAATTACTTTTCCATGCGTGCACCACTTCTGGGTCAGTGACACCGTGTAAAAAAGCTTGATAATCTAGAAAATCAAACATGAACTTGATAGCCATTGGAAAGCAGTCAATTTGAGATTCTTGGTTGAGTATGTCTTTGAATAAATCATCAACAAAATGTTGCAATGTACCTTTGGTTGCTAATAATCTCGTCAGGTAAATTTCAGATACCATTTTATCGAATCCGTCTCGATCTTTAGAATCATCATCCAAAGTGTTAGGTTTGACTAGATGCCATTCTTTGATATTATTGTGATCAACATCGACGTTTTTTCGCCTTATTAATGAAGATCTGGAGTCAAAACTCGATGAAAGTAATCTGAACATCTTGGGTTTTCCTGTCACACTGTCGAATGAAGTTTGACGATTCATGGTTTTTTCAATAGGCACTAAAGTCAGTTTTGCACCATCTTGAACTCCGTAATGAAGCaacgtatttttttgtttccatcCCCTTTCTGTTTTTGAGCTGGTATCATCATCTTGTAAATTTGAATACTTGGTTGTTGCACTTGTTGATAATTTGAGATTGAATGTTGAAGCTTGTGGACGTTTACTGAAACCTATATTAGGGCATAATGTCTCCAAAATCTTCTCTTTTACTTGGGATATGGTATCACAATCGAGTACGCTGACAGGTTTCATTTCTACAGCTGATTCAAACCCAATAATAGAAGCATCTTTATGAGAAACATTTACATGTACAGTAATAGGATGATAATCAATGCATTGTCGAATAAGTTTCTCTTCATTTAGAGAATATCGAGCTTCATAGGTGATCATATCGACCGGACCTTTGTAAATTTGTTGCTTTATAGCtttaaataatttgaataatggTTCTCCGGAAAACTCTGTTAAAAATTCATAGAGTAAGAAGGTGAACCAGgtagaaagcattttttcaacgaTGCTTCCACTTTGTCTGAGTAAAAGTTTGGGGTGAGTTTTACCttggatgtatttttttatcagaTCTGCCAGTAAGGTCTCCAGGATATCGGTGCAATATTCCATCTTATTCTGCAATGCTATCATTAACATGGAAGCGAAATATATTCTATCATTCATAGAGAAACTGTCGAGACCTTCCATTGTTTGAATGAATATCAATAGGAATGTCTTGTTGTGGATTAATTCTCCAAGTAATTGTAATGGTTCATTGTTGTAAAGTAGTGTTGGGTCTGAACTGAGTATAATAGAATGATCATCTAGGTTTggaaatgcatttttcattacaaatGTACGATAGTCTAGGAAAGGTAAGTTATTGGTGATGTTTTCGGAGAcggaattcaacatttttgtttgaaGTTCGGCAAAGGCCTCTCTGCATTCGGCAGCCACGCATAATTCTAGCCTGTTTATTCGTTCttgcatttgtttttttgcagattttccATTTCTGCGATAAATGAAACAGGTACATGCAAACGCTGAAATTATGAAAACAAGTACACTGAGGCCAACTATTTTGAGATAGTGAATAATAATTTGGTGTTGATTGGGAATATCATCTTGTTTTGCTTTGGGCACTGTGTAGTTTAGATTGTTTCCAATCTGGACAATAACATTTTCATATGCTGCGAAAACAGTTGGATGTTTTTTCTGCATCTCACAGACAAGGTCGCTTTGACATAGAGTAATTACTGAGCAATTATCATTCCCTACCCGTACATTGAAATCTGATTTTTGACAAGCATTATCTATGTTTCGTCCCTTGATTTCAAAACGAACTTTTTCAGCGTATtcaaatatggaaaaattattaaactttGGGTTTGGGTACAAAAGAAACGTTGAGGAATTCACCTGGATGGATCTTGATGTAGCATTTGTCCCATTGTGTTTGATTAACAACGTGTAATTGAATGTTCTTGGATTTTCCGAACTTATTGAATTGCTGTCAATTTCTTGGATATGAGGTGAAAAACAGCGCATCAAAAAAGCAGTATTAATATATAAACATTTTGACCCATTATAGGTGTGGCCATTGTACTtcacttgaaaaatcatttcttgaattgttaaaaaattctgGCCTATGTTATTATGTATTGAAATTATGATACCGCCAGCAGGAATACCTTTTGGAGCAAGATTGTAACCGTTTCTATCACGATCGGTATCATTGGTATATTTGTAAGAATGATTAGTTAGGTGATAATActttccaaattttacaatcACTTTGTCGTTTGTAATGATCGATGGTTGAGTAACACACTTGATTACACTTTGAGTATAATAAAGTACTTCGCATGATATGTTACCGATTGAAACACGAATGAGACCTTCAGTTTCGAAATGTTGACCGGTAATAGTTAGCTCGGTGCCACCATGCACTGAGCCctcttttggaaaaatattctcaattataggatcaaaaatttttaaattttgtattgaTTTGGCAAACAAACCATTGACATGAATATCAACTGGACCTTCATAAGGTTTTCGCTCCTTGGATGTAATATTGATGAGACAAACTATCTTTTTTAGCGATTCATACAGATGCTTGTAGGGAGTACACAATTTCCCTGCCACTGAAATATTTTGGATGTCTTCAAATGTGCAACCTAAATTGTCACCTTCGATGGTAATATTCATGCTGATTCCTGTTAGTCCTGTTCTGGGCTCTAATGTAGATATTGATGGAGCAGGAAAAGGAATCTTGACTTTGGTCAATTTACGTTCAGTGAGTGTGTATAAATTATCCGTCTCTTGGTCAAAATGAAGATCCGAATTTATTGCATATCCTTCATCTATAGTTATTCTGCCATACCGACACATTGTAGATTTATTCTTTACCCCTATTTGGATTAAATGACCGTCATTTGTACCGAGGAATGCAACAGTAAATCCATTGGGGTGAGGTGTGGCAATGATGGCTTTCACACTTGTATTGAATACTGCAGTAGCTTGCTCCTTGACTGGTGATTTTCCATCAAGAGTCATGTTATCAATTGTT
The sequence above is a segment of the Planococcus citri chromosome 3, ihPlaCitr1.1, whole genome shotgun sequence genome. Coding sequences within it:
- the LOC135840441 gene encoding plexin-A4-like translates to MHLYSTFSLIWFVYTASLFLKSIANASSDNPTKYFLRESDELKFNHMVVYSLRDWVFIGAVNRLYQLDSNLKVVRNWTTGPENDCKYSWNVFYTRTDNHNKMLLLDYINSQLLLCGSVSPPCKIYRIEGTPSKTLKSLCDIPVADVEMASVVAFIAPNSRHKCLSRSWWFGCKEYGTLPVLHVGIKYMHQEHQSKASALARADLRENTLIKVAKKTLENEYKENYISSYVHGFSSGSYNYFLTTEINAAQPSKSKSKLMRINLDDENYSSYTEIYIECHDDKGTEYNLAKAAFVGMSGSQLANSLNIKLEDDVLFGIFARSEQQTMNNDDMKKVGNKTALCIYPLKTIDNMTLDGKSPVKEQATAVFNTSVKAIIATPHPNGFTVAFLGTNDGHLIQIGVKNKSTMCRYGRITIDEGYAINSDLHFDQETDNLYTLTERKLTKVKIPFPAPSISTLEPRTGLTGISMNITIEGDNLGCTFEDIQNISVAGKLCTPYKHLYESLKKIVCLINITSKERKPYEGPVDIHVNGLFAKSIQNLKIFDPIIENIFPKEGSVHGGTELTITGQHFETEGLIRVSIGNISCEVLYYTQSVIKCVTQPSIITNDKVIVKFGKYYHLTNHSYKYTNDTDRDRNGYNLAPKGIPAGGIIISIHNNIGQNFLTIQEMIFQVKYNGHTYNGSKCLYINTAFLMRCFSPHIQEIDSNSISSENPRTFNYTLLIKHNGTNATSRSIQVNSSTFLLYPNPKFNNFSIFEYAEKVRFEIKGRNIDNACQKSDFNVRVGNDNCSVITLCQSDLVCEMQKKHPTVFAAYENVIVQIGNNLNYTVPKAKQDDIPNQHQIIIHYLKIVGLSVLVFIISAFACTCFIYRRNGKSAKKQMQERINRLELCVAAECREAFAELQTKMLNSVSENITNNLPFLDYRTFVMKNAFPNLDDHSIILSSDPTLLYNNEPLQLLGELIHNKTFLLIFIQTMEGLDSFSMNDRIYFASMLMIALQNKMEYCTDILETLLADLIKKYIQGKTHPKLLLRQSGSIVEKMLSTWFTFLLYEFLTEFSGEPLFKLFKAIKQQIYKGPVDMITYEARYSLNEEKLIRQCIDYHPITVHVNVSHKDASIIGFESAVEMKPVSVLDCDTISQVKEKILETLCPNIGFSKRPQASTFNLKLSTSATTKYSNLQDDDTSSKTERGWKQKNTLLHYGVQDGAKLTLVPIEKTMNRQTSFDSVTGKPKMFRLLSSSFDSRSSLIRRKNVDVDHNNIKEWHLVKPNTLDDDSKDRDGFDKMVSEIYLTRLLATKGTLQHFVDDLFKDILNQESQIDCFPMAIKFMFDFLDYQAFLHGVTDPEVVHAWKSNCLPLRFWVNLIKNPNFLFDVHKSEIVDSCLSVVAQAFMDSFSTAEHNLGKNSPTSKLLYAKDIPFYKQWVQKYYAGIQSMPAVSREDMNKVLENESLLHANDFNTNEAMHKLYRYIVKYNDELMTALKKDQSPLTNSLAQKLEEVNRAISINKKS